A single region of the Devosia sp. FJ2-5-3 genome encodes:
- the lpxD gene encoding UDP-3-O-(3-hydroxymyristoyl)glucosamine N-acyltransferase, producing the protein MVDTRFHRFAGSITIGALLAELGRQDLVANLADPDRVVTGVNELDLAGPGDLVLAAHPSYAADLRRSQAGLALISPGLVDDVPAGTLAIVTAKTHNLFADILERLYPSSTRAVILGHRDDLGAPVFERDVTIGSNVVVGAGVEIGRGTVIGANSVIGPGVTIGRNCTIASNCTIDCAHIGNDVVLHSGVRVGTEGFGWLDHGSGNKKIPQLGRVIVQDRVEIGANSTIDRGALGDTVIGDGTKIDNLVQIGHNCRIGRNCLIAAMSGLSGSTIVEDGVLMGGGVGTSGHLRIGAGSVVHGRAAVTKDWPAGSKLAGAPAQDIRDFWREMAAMRKLSKGDKRV; encoded by the coding sequence ATGGTTGACACGCGTTTTCATCGATTTGCAGGCTCCATTACGATCGGGGCATTGCTGGCCGAACTTGGTCGCCAGGATCTCGTCGCAAATCTGGCCGACCCGGATCGGGTCGTAACCGGCGTGAATGAACTGGATCTTGCCGGGCCGGGGGATTTGGTCCTCGCGGCGCACCCGAGCTATGCGGCAGATTTGCGCCGCAGTCAGGCCGGGCTGGCCCTGATCAGCCCTGGCCTCGTTGACGATGTGCCGGCAGGCACGCTGGCTATTGTCACTGCCAAGACTCACAATCTTTTTGCCGACATTCTCGAGCGCCTTTATCCCTCGAGTACGCGCGCAGTGATTCTGGGGCACCGGGACGATTTGGGCGCGCCAGTGTTCGAGCGTGACGTGACGATCGGCTCCAATGTCGTCGTCGGCGCTGGTGTCGAGATCGGGCGTGGTACTGTCATCGGGGCCAATAGTGTAATCGGGCCTGGCGTCACGATTGGTCGAAACTGCACCATTGCCAGCAATTGCACGATCGATTGCGCTCATATCGGCAACGACGTTGTGCTTCATTCGGGCGTCCGGGTTGGTACGGAAGGCTTTGGCTGGCTGGACCATGGGTCCGGGAACAAGAAGATCCCGCAATTGGGCCGGGTTATCGTCCAGGATCGCGTCGAGATCGGCGCGAACAGCACGATCGACCGCGGAGCGCTGGGGGACACGGTCATTGGTGATGGCACCAAGATCGATAATCTTGTGCAGATCGGCCACAATTGCCGGATTGGGCGGAATTGCCTTATCGCTGCCATGAGCGGGCTGTCAGGCTCCACCATAGTCGAGGATGGCGTCCTCATGGGCGGCGGGGTCGGCACATCGGGACATTTGCGGATCGGCGCTGGCTCGGTTGTCCACGGCAGGGCTGCCGTGACCAAGGACTGGCCGGCAGGCTCGAAGCTTGCCGGAGCGCCGGCGCAAGATATAAGAGACTTCTGGCGGGAAATGGCCGCCATGAGGAAATTGTCTAAAGGGGACAAGCGGGTATGA
- the bamA gene encoding outer membrane protein assembly factor BamA, translated as MINPTKLMRGAVSAIAIMGASPMIGAGLPVLGVVAAQAQEQLVGSVLFEGNRRFSDSQLLAMVDVSASGIYTQQRLASDIESIRQAYDRDGFLGVGVTARTEPTNDGRVRVLFQINEGERAGIAAINFTGNNAIGGGNLKGAMLTKETGLLSWLLRDDTYDEQKLAVDRERIRLYYANRGYPDAQVNSVAEYDAAKNAYFINFTINEGQRYQFGNVGIETSINGLNTDALRGTVRTGKGGQYSITDLQKSIEEMAYEATAQGYSFADVRARLDRDIATNTFNITYLVDEGARIYVERINITGNTKTRDFVIRRELEFGEGDPFNRSMVIRGRNNIESLGFFSNVEVSTGPGSAPDKVVLNVNVTETSTGEYGATAGYSTTDGILGEISLTERNFLGRGQYLRAAVGATQAGRTFDFSFTEPRFMGLKVAAGVDAYHRIYDETTTTFYGSQITGGQLRFGVPVTSALTASLFGGYERRVISDEKDNPQFQSSLVTHNQEFNKAFVGYSLTWNGLDDTKKPTEGLYATFTQQYIGWDHNLLKSEARGRYFIPVMQDTGIVASVRGQAGVINSLDNSGVHSVEAFMPGPNLIRGFQGRGIGPRLTSGEYLGATMYAGVSAEIEFPIPALPESYGLSGAVWADAAWIDGLPNIGAVPVDAASQDSPWRTSIGASLIWDSPFGPLRGDFAHVLNKSTADRTQVFQVTLSTLL; from the coding sequence ATGATTAACCCCACCAAGCTTATGCGTGGCGCGGTTTCCGCGATCGCAATCATGGGGGCAAGCCCTATGATTGGTGCCGGACTTCCGGTGCTGGGCGTTGTCGCCGCGCAGGCTCAGGAACAGTTGGTTGGTTCCGTCCTCTTCGAGGGCAACCGGCGTTTCTCCGACTCTCAGCTCCTGGCAATGGTGGATGTGTCTGCATCCGGTATTTACACCCAGCAGCGACTGGCCTCCGATATCGAAAGCATCCGTCAGGCTTACGATCGCGATGGGTTCCTTGGCGTCGGCGTGACGGCTCGCACTGAGCCGACCAACGATGGTCGCGTCCGCGTGCTGTTCCAGATCAACGAGGGTGAGCGCGCGGGTATCGCTGCGATCAACTTCACTGGCAACAACGCTATCGGCGGCGGAAATCTCAAGGGCGCCATGCTCACCAAGGAGACCGGCCTTCTGAGCTGGCTCCTGCGTGATGACACCTATGACGAGCAGAAGCTGGCCGTCGATCGCGAGCGCATTCGCCTGTACTACGCAAATCGTGGTTATCCCGATGCGCAGGTCAATTCGGTTGCCGAATACGACGCGGCCAAGAATGCCTACTTCATCAATTTCACGATCAACGAAGGCCAGCGCTATCAGTTCGGCAATGTCGGTATCGAGACCAGCATCAATGGTCTGAACACTGACGCGCTGCGCGGCACCGTGCGCACCGGCAAGGGTGGGCAGTACTCGATTACCGACTTGCAGAAGTCGATCGAGGAGATGGCATACGAAGCGACCGCGCAGGGTTATTCCTTCGCAGACGTTCGTGCACGTCTCGATCGTGATATCGCGACCAATACCTTCAATATCACCTATCTGGTGGATGAGGGCGCGCGCATCTATGTCGAGCGCATCAACATCACCGGCAATACCAAGACACGCGACTTCGTTATCCGTCGCGAGCTGGAGTTTGGTGAAGGCGACCCCTTCAATCGCTCCATGGTCATTCGCGGCCGCAACAATATCGAATCTCTTGGTTTCTTCTCGAACGTTGAAGTTTCCACCGGTCCTGGCTCCGCGCCGGACAAGGTGGTGCTGAACGTCAATGTGACGGAGACCTCGACTGGTGAGTACGGCGCGACCGCCGGTTACTCGACCACGGACGGCATTCTCGGCGAAATCTCGCTGACCGAACGCAACTTCCTCGGTCGTGGTCAGTACCTTCGTGCGGCCGTTGGCGCCACGCAGGCCGGTCGGACCTTCGACTTCTCGTTCACCGAGCCGCGGTTCATGGGCCTCAAGGTTGCCGCCGGCGTCGATGCTTATCACCGCATCTACGACGAGACGACCACGACGTTCTATGGTTCGCAGATCACCGGCGGCCAGCTGCGCTTCGGCGTGCCGGTTACCAGTGCTCTCACGGCCTCGCTGTTTGGCGGTTACGAGCGTCGGGTGATTTCGGACGAGAAGGATAATCCGCAGTTCCAGTCGTCGCTGGTCACTCACAACCAGGAATTCAACAAGGCCTTCGTTGGGTATTCGTTGACCTGGAATGGGCTCGACGACACCAAGAAGCCCACCGAGGGGCTCTACGCCACCTTCACCCAGCAATATATCGGCTGGGATCATAATCTGCTGAAGTCTGAGGCTCGCGGCCGCTACTTCATCCCGGTCATGCAGGACACAGGCATTGTTGCCAGCGTTCGTGGCCAGGCTGGCGTCATCAACAGCCTCGACAATAGCGGCGTGCACTCGGTCGAGGCCTTCATGCCGGGTCCGAACCTGATCCGTGGCTTCCAGGGACGTGGCATCGGTCCGCGCCTGACGAGCGGCGAGTATCTTGGCGCCACCATGTATGCTGGCGTATCTGCCGAGATCGAGTTCCCGATCCCGGCTCTGCCCGAAAGCTACGGTTTGAGCGGTGCTGTGTGGGCTGACGCGGCCTGGATCGACGGTCTGCCCAATATCGGTGCCGTCCCGGTCGATGCTGCCAGCCAGGATTCGCCGTGGCGTACTTCGATCGGCGCTTCGCTGATCTGGGATTCGCCGTTTGGTCCGCTGCGTGGCGATTTCGCCCACGTGCTGAACAAGTCGACTGCCGACCGTACCCAGGTCTTCCAGGTCACACTTTCGACCCTTCTGTAG
- the fabZ gene encoding 3-hydroxyacyl-ACP dehydratase FabZ, whose translation MTDTVNEATELDAMSITDILSTLPHRYPMLMIDRIIEIDGDDSAIGIKNVTVNEPAFQGHFPGTPIFPGVLIIEGMAQVCGAIAIRHDSRDDKKSIVMLLGVDKARFRRPAGPGDTLEYHVSKIQRRRNVGRYRAEAKVNGVIVAEAEITAMISEAGVD comes from the coding sequence ATGACCGACACCGTAAACGAGGCCACCGAATTGGATGCGATGAGCATCACGGACATCCTCAGCACGCTGCCGCACCGATATCCGATGCTCATGATTGACCGGATTATCGAGATCGACGGCGACGATTCGGCGATCGGCATCAAGAACGTCACGGTCAACGAGCCTGCTTTCCAGGGCCATTTTCCGGGTACGCCTATCTTCCCCGGCGTCCTCATCATCGAAGGCATGGCGCAGGTCTGCGGAGCCATCGCGATCCGTCACGATTCGCGTGACGACAAGAAGAGCATCGTGATGCTGCTCGGCGTGGACAAGGCGCGGTTCCGGCGTCCGGCCGGCCCTGGCGATACACTTGAATATCATGTTTCCAAGATCCAGCGTCGTCGCAATGTCGGTCGCTATCGGGCGGAAGCCAAGGTCAACGGCGTCATCGTTGCGGAGGCAGAGATCACCGCAATGATTTCTGAGGCCGGCGTTGACTGA
- the lpxA gene encoding acyl-ACP--UDP-N-acetylglucosamine O-acyltransferase, with protein MTDAQIHPTAIVESGARLGAGVRIGPFSMVGANVTLGDNVELVSHAVVTGRTTIGAGTRIFPFASIGHQPQDLKYHGEESRIEIGERCTIRESVTINPGTEGGGMLTKIGNDCLLMACSHVAHDCQVGNNVILANYVGIAGHSIIGDYVGFGGMCAVRQFVRIGSYAFIGAHSMIDADVIPYGLAVGNRAHLRLNLVGLKRRGFGPEAINSLRAAYREIFLGDGTLRARVEQAALTHKGEPLVENVVSFIEASKGRQLCLPLNAQDDS; from the coding sequence TTGACTGACGCTCAGATTCACCCGACGGCCATCGTCGAGAGCGGTGCACGCCTGGGGGCAGGCGTGCGCATCGGCCCGTTCAGCATGGTTGGGGCCAATGTAACCCTCGGCGACAATGTGGAGCTGGTGTCACATGCTGTGGTCACCGGCCGGACCACGATCGGTGCCGGGACGCGGATATTTCCCTTCGCGTCCATCGGCCACCAGCCGCAGGATCTGAAATATCACGGCGAGGAATCGCGGATTGAAATCGGCGAGCGCTGCACCATCCGGGAGTCCGTGACGATCAATCCGGGCACCGAAGGCGGCGGCATGCTGACAAAGATCGGCAATGACTGCCTGCTGATGGCGTGTTCGCATGTGGCGCATGATTGCCAGGTCGGCAACAACGTCATCCTCGCCAATTACGTCGGCATCGCCGGCCATTCGATCATCGGCGACTATGTCGGTTTCGGCGGCATGTGCGCCGTGCGTCAGTTCGTGCGCATTGGTTCATACGCCTTCATTGGCGCGCACAGCATGATCGACGCCGACGTCATTCCCTATGGATTGGCAGTCGGCAACCGGGCCCATCTCCGGCTTAACCTCGTCGGTCTCAAGCGTCGCGGCTTTGGGCCGGAGGCGATCAACTCCCTTCGGGCCGCCTATCGCGAGATTTTCCTCGGCGACGGGACTTTGCGTGCACGCGTCGAGCAGGCCGCACTCACCCATAAGGGTGAACCGCTGGTCGAGAACGTCGTCAGTTTCATCGAGGCGTCCAAGGGACGCCAGTTGTGCCTGCCGCTCAACGCCCAGGACGACAGTTAG